CCTCGTGACCGTGTACCAGACCGGCGAAGATCGCGGCACGATGTTCTTGGCGATGGAGTTACTCAAGGGCGAATCGCTGGAAACGCGGCTCCGTAACAAAACGCCCCTCGGACTCGATGAACTCCTCCGAATCGCCGAAGAAACCGCAACCGGGTTAAGTGCGATTCACGAACACGGGCTGATTCACCGCGACATTAAACCGGGCAACATCTGGCTCGAAACCGAAACGCGCGAAAACACTACGGACCCAGCTTCGTCCTCCCTCGCCCGAGTAAAGATCCTCGATTTTGGTTTGGTCCGCGACGTCAACGAAGACACACACCTGACCGAAGCCGGGGCCGTTGTGGGTACGCCGGCGTACATGTCCCCGGAACAGGTACGCGGGTGGGCACTCGACCAGCGCACGGACCTGTTCAGCTTCGGGTGCGTTCTCTATGCGATGGCTACGGGACACCAACCCTTCGCGGCCATCAACCCGATCGCACAGGCCGCGGCACTGGTCGCTGATACTCCGTCCCGCGTGCGCAAGCTGAACCCTGACATTCCCGAACCGCTCTCGAACCTGATTGCCGAATTGCTGTCGAAGAACCCCTCCGACCGTCCCGCTACAGCGGCGGCTGTGGTCAAGCGCCTCCAGGATATTCGTGACGGCTTTGATCGCGACTCCGACACCGAGATAATGGAAGCAGCCCGGCGTTCGTTCTGGCGCCGGCACCGGACCGTACTCGCTCTCGTCGCGTGCGTGTGGTTCGTCGCGACCGGGGTGATAGTCGGCGCTGCACTGACACGCGACCGTGGGAAAACAGCCACACCTACTAACACACCCGTCGCGAAAGAAACGGTCCCGCGGTTCATCTCGGAACTGCCCGTGTTGGACTACTATGAGTTTCCGCCCCCGGGTCACCTCCCGCCGCATGTCGACGGCAAGGTGCGCGTCCGCGGCGTTCTGTCACCGCACGGAGTGTTCATGCACGGCGCCCCTTCGTTCGGCCAACAGATGTTTACCTCGTATTCGCTCGATAAAAAGTACACACGATTCCAGTCCG
This region of Gemmata massiliana genomic DNA includes:
- a CDS encoding protein kinase domain-containing protein, translating into MSTTIRSDRHATPDGAGVNRCALPEAAGFSFLRAPALPGELGRLGNYRVFRLIGSGGMGKVFFAEDMTLQRDVALKVMCLPPGEDVGSWWERFLREARALAAIKHPNLVTVYQTGEDRGTMFLAMELLKGESLETRLRNKTPLGLDELLRIAEETATGLSAIHEHGLIHRDIKPGNIWLETETRENTTDPASSSLARVKILDFGLVRDVNEDTHLTEAGAVVGTPAYMSPEQVRGWALDQRTDLFSFGCVLYAMATGHQPFAAINPIAQAAALVADTPSRVRKLNPDIPEPLSNLIAELLSKNPSDRPATAAAVVKRLQDIRDGFDRDSDTEIMEAARRSFWRRHRTVLALVACVWFVATGVIVGAALTRDRGKTATPTNTPVAKETVPRFISELPVLDYYEFPPPGHLPPHVDGKVRVRGVLSPHGVFMHGAPSFGQQMFTSYSLDKKYTRFQSEVAMTDSSDEWGGPLVFVVTADGKEIWHSNVMGVGTQKEACDLDVRGVSVLTLGLRTAGNHRGAHGGWIEPRLVK